DNA sequence from the Pseudophryne corroboree isolate aPseCor3 chromosome 6, aPseCor3.hap2, whole genome shotgun sequence genome:
ggtagcagatgcagaagtcGGGATGCCTATTGAGAGTGGTGTTCCATGCCGGGGGTAACGACTTGACCAGTAGGTTGGATCTTGACCTTTGGAAAACCATGGTTAGGGACCTAGTTAGCCTACAAAACAAGTTACCCTTCCTAAGCGTGTGATGGTCTGACATCATTCCATGGTTAGTGTGGAGAGGTGCGGAGAGACCGGCTGCCAAAGAGTTGGTCCAGCACCGGAACAATTCTGTGGTGGGCTGGGCTGTGAGTGAGTAATTAGGGGTTTGTGATCCTGCATCCCTCCATTTCGGTTTCTACCCCTCAGGTCTACATGGCCGATGGTTTCCATTAAAATTTGAGGGTTATGGAATTTTTTCTGGAGGACCTTTTGTCCTCCTTCTATAGTTCTAAAGTTGGGAATTTTATTAGTTAGGTAGAAGGATATTTTAGGAGAAGGTGTAAGCGGAGTGTTTTAAGGTTTAAGGTATGGTGgaggggtttcgttgaaactgtggcagGTTGGGATGGGCTGAAATTGTGAATGTAGTTGAAAAagggtttataggtgctcaggagatgagaaggtggtggagtttgatacattatggGGCCTGAGTACCAAcgtaccaggtgggcttcggtctccggtggagtgggtagacacctgatcaccttttggtttggagttggggaataccttgagtggagagttggccacggtatccccagtaaagattaatcaacacaaggggtggcaaatggccccatgttgcctattatgatgcgatggaggctgggctgaaattgggcccttgccTCTTCTTGTGGTTTGAAACTTAGATGTTGTTTGGGTCAGCCACAATAAAAAGGGTTAACATTTAGAATAAATGGGAACTTGATTTGctaccataccatttgtttaataataaAGCTGACATTTTTATTTGGCAAAATTATTCCTGTTGTCGGTAGCAGTTATTTCCTTAGCATATGCCTTGAGTACAATTTAAAGTATTCCAGTATTATCAGCAGAGACACTGAACAGCAGTTGAAATAAAAATATTACATTTGGAACTGATCTGAAATCCACATCATGTGTCCCAAGCATATCTACTCTTATCTCCTACACTAGTGATAACTTTGTTGCAATACTCCCATGACCAGATGTAGGACTCTTTTAAACAGTTGATGGTGAGATGTTTCTGCTGCTTGAACTCAGTTTAGTATTTTTTGGCTGCATTTCTACGATGTTATTATTAGGAGATGTCTGAGGGTGGTGCTTGGTGTTTGCTGCTGCACTTAATGtaactttcatttttttttacatttcctggACTGTCCGACCTTTATTTCCTAACAACACTGTATCTTATCTGTGCTAACATGAGATGTTATTGACATGTTACGGGCTTCTACATCTAGAAAAGTTGGTTTTACACCAATTTAAGACCCAACATATACTTTCATTAGACAACTTATTTTGTATTAGTCAATAATGAGTAAAAAATACTCATAGTGGTTCCATATTTTACACCTCTAATTTTTTTCAGATTGTAAATGAAAACTACTTTTCTTTTAATTCTCTATTCTTTTAATAAAAAGAAATTCATACATAGGCATTAACTTTACTTCATAAATGTCTAAGCAATGTGTCTCATATTAAGCATTTAAATCACGCTGTCTTTAAGATCATGAGACAAAAAATGATTGAGTATTGTACAAGCTTCTAAATGGTGCTCACAATAGGTGACTCCTAAACAAAAGGTCCCTTTGGTGACATAACAGAGGCCAGAGGCTGCTGTGATCTAATGAGAATGCAAGGTGTTACCCCTGCCAGGGTGTAATTAGCATCATCCATTGTAGTAAGTGACCATAGGGATATTTACACCTCATTTACAAGACAAGGAGCTGGGCacgagaagctgatgtgctgaatgactatatactaatgttatgagaccctaatttacatgtcacctctcagtgtaagaattccttctggccatcctgggaactactggggagagatgggggaggagtGACTATAAATAGGCTGTATCAGGCCACTGATAGCTGCTAGAGGAGCTGCTGGATGAGTTACTGGTTGGAGAGCTGGATGGAGGGAGCAGTAAGAGACAGAGGAAGAATCTCCAGAGTAAGTAAAATATATTATACATAAGAATATATTTATACATGATCAAACATTTGTAGATATTGCATTGTTATCTATAGTTAAAAAGTTTGACCTTAAATAGTTAAAAAGTATAACCATGTAATTATATGTAAAAGGATATATTActgttatctttatattctgtattTTGTTTTCTCTATTAATTTATGCCCCTTTTTGCCATATGACCTGAGATTTTGCCTTGTCATAACCGGGATTTTCAACACAGGCCCAACCCAGGTTTTTGCTCACAGACACCGTTTAACACTACAATAAAGACACAGGAAATTCCTggatcgacccctttcagacataagtcgAGTTTTTCAGTAATTTGTTCAGCTTTCCACATATAGTCATTTAAAGGAGACACTTTACTGGTTCTTCCTCTGCTTTTCTGTGTCTGGCTTGCTGTTTACATGTGTAGTACCTTACATATTACACTGTGCAgcaggttagtatatataaaggaGTATCTAGGTGACAGCTCcatcatagtatcttacatattactctgtacagcaggttagtatatataaaggggtCTATAATGGTAGCTGTGCTAAAGATGCTCTCATATTATTCTTTATATCAGGTCAGTATTTATAATGTAGTATCTATGTGGCATCTCCACCACAGACTCCTCCACATTACTCTGTGTGTCATCTGACATCTGGAAATGAGGATATAGCAATTTGCcaaaatacacaaatataaaaacAAAGGTAAATGACTGGAACATGGGCCTATTCAGTATGGATCATTTCTGATATGTGTTCGCATAGCTGAAGGCCATTTTTACATACTGGGCatccttgccctgtgctaggcagcccccagcatgtgatcacaagcagttgcagttttgctaatttagcatatctgcaactgaagctgaatcggGTCGCATGTTTGTtagtctatataaatatatatcatgtTCCAAATACAAAAGAAAACCTATAACTGTAAAAGTAGAATTACCCCTGTAACCTTTATTCTTTTTAATATAAACTTTTTTCTTATAGGACAAATGTGCACGATTTCCACTGAGAATATTAGAATACATTGTGGAAAGTGAGATTGTTCGCTGATCAAGCCAAGCAAAGACGTAATTTCTTCTTAAACCTTTGGAGAATTAACAAAAGCGATTTTCACTTTCTGATAAGCAGAAACTTTCTGTAGCTAATTTGTTTATCATCTAATAGATGATGAGtctcacaggagagaaaccacatcagtgctctgagtgtgacaaaaactttacacataaatcacatcttctcacacatcagaggagtcacacaggagagaaaccatttacatgttcagaatgcagcaagtgtttttcccgaaAGTCaaatcttgttgtacatcagaggattcacacaggagagaaaccattttcatgttctgaatgcAACAAATGTTTTACTGAGAAAAGAGACCTTATAatccatcagaggagtcacacaggagagaaaccatttacatgttcagaatgcagcaagtgtttttcccgaaAGTCaaatcttgttgtacatcagaggattcacacaggagagaaactatTTTCATGTTCTGAATGCAACAAATGTTTTACTGAGAgaccatcagaggagtcacacaggagagagaccatttacatgttctgaatgcgacAAATGTTTTTTatgtaaatcaaatcttgttagacatcagattaGAAAGCATATAAATGTTCTGAggacctaattcatatttgtacataCACCCTATGGTTTATAGACAAATCTGATGTTTGGAGGTCTGCACAGGCACAagacctgttctgtgcatgtgcagattggGTCTTGTATATAGCTCACAGCCCCCTGGCACCACAGCGGGATGACATATTGTGGTATTTGGGGGTGGAGCTGGTGGCAGCAACTGGCACTCTTTTAAAACAGGGGTGGTCAGGGTCTACTTCTTTGGATGTAGACTTCATGGACCCCGGTTTCCGATTCCTATGTACAGTCTAAGGAAGCTTCAGTTTATGCAGACTGACCATGGTGTACAAACATTGTGAGTCTTAACTGCAATGGTCATGATAGTGATTGAAGGCTGAATCCTCAGACACAGCACTTGGAtcttgcagatgcatgcaggaggtgtctatctcttaCAGTTGCCTCCTGCTGTGTTTGCATTATATTTGTACAGAATTACACATCCACTTCCCTGCGGCTGTGTAACTCCTTACACATCTGAATCAGccactgaatgcagcaagtgttttactaGAAATATAACGTGTATTAATCACATGAGTAGTAACTATGAGGGCCTGAATGTAGCCTGTGTTTCATAAGTAAGTTACCTTGTATCACTCCAATATGGTTACAAGTAAGGAAATGTTATTTTTTAGAATGTGAGAAGTGTTTTATATAAATCAGTCTTGTTACAGACCGGGGGAGAAGAAAATCTGTAGCTGATCATCTGTACCAGTGTAATGTAATAAACAATGTGTATGAAGAAACTCCCTAAAATATCGTGAAGCTATTATTTATTTGTGAACATAAATTTCACTATCATggtttaaggggctctactactgACACCTAATACACTGGTATACAACACAGCAGTTACCTTGGTGTAGTGCATTTaacaatattttttcattttcataAAAGGAAATTCATCCATGTTAAATGAAATCAGTAAACTATTAGGACACTAGCTGTTCTATCcgttcttcacatgggagtttctgattttcgcaGTTGTAATTTAAATTAGTGTAAAACATTTGGTAAATGTAAATTTGAGAAGTCTTTATTgaagtaaatatgaatccatgcTTCTTGGCGTTAAACGAAGAGCTCACGTAGCAGATACGGTTAAAAGTGACAGGAATATTTGTGTAGTTTATTaatttctacacactggaggtacaatccaaattttgatccaatcgtCTGTTTGGGCATTATGGTTTATGCAACAAAagacacacatcggtaatgacatcattatttcaactcccttttcatccccttaggggagatttattaaaaatcaaattacatagttttcctatttcccacctgagaaATACCTACGTTAAATTTAATCTCCCTTACATATTGGGAAATGagtgaattagtgatgagtcagtgagtgagggaaggCTTTTGCTTTTCGAAATATATAtcaggcaaaaaagtatttggacagccactgattgtgtaaGTTGACCAACTTAAAAAGattagagaggtctgtaatttccatcataggtacacttcaactgtgagagacagaatctgaaaacaaaaaacaggaaatcacattgtatgatttttaaacaatttatttgtataatcttggacaatcaataagtttaactcaatacttcgtaatataacctcggttggctatTACAGagatcaaacgtttcctgtagttcttgaccaggtttgcacacactgtagcaggtattttgtcccactcttccatgaagatcttctctagatctgtcatgttttgtggCTGTTGCCTTgaaacatggactttcaactccctccacagaatttctattgggttgaggtctggagactggctaggccactccaggaccttgatatgcttcttatggagccactccttagttgcccgggcggtgtgtttggggtcattgtcatgctggaaaacCCAGCCACGtttcatcttcaatgctcttactgagggaaggaggtttttgcccaagctctcacgatacatggccccattcatcctctccttaatacggatcagtcatcctgtcccctttacAGAAAATCAGTccaaaagcatgatgtttccacccccatacttcacagtgggtatggtgttcttgggatgccattcatcattcttctccctccaaaaaggcgagtggagtttataccaaaaagtttgattttgctctcatctgaccacatttcattctcccaatcctcctctggatcatccatagGGTCACTGAAAAACATTATGCTGGCCTGGACatatgctggcttaagcagggggaactttcgggcactgcaggatttcaatccatgacgacatagtgtgttactaatggtaacctttgtgactgtgctcccagctctcttgaggtcattgaccaggtccccccgtgtagttctaggctgattcctcaccattctcaagatcattgataccccacgaggtgagatcttgcatggagccaggTCGAGGTAGATTGTCAGtgttcttgtatttcttccatttgtagataattgtgccaacagttgatctcttctcaccaagctgcttgcctattgttgagtagctcatcccagccttgtgcagctctacaattgtgtccctggtgtccttagatagctctctggtcttggccatggtggagaagtAGCTGTCTGACTGTttcagggtgtggacaggtgtcttttatacagataactagTTCAAACAGGTAATATTGTGTTAATATCCCGCACTGAACACACAATGATATTATATTATCATAATAACAAATCACGTGTGAAACCAGCTAATCATTATATACCCTAATTTGGGTTTAGGTTCAAAAAAGCTGGAGGTGGTCCTGCAATCATAAGCTAAACATAGTAGAAAAGTGTTTGTTGGAAAGAACCAACAAAAAAAGTAGATTtctttttttggagcactcttttaagatAATTTATGTAGTAAATTTGATATGATTGTAATAGtgtaaaacataacctttaatatGCTTCCATAAAATAAGTGGGGTAGTTAAGTGGCATTATTTATATGTACACGCCACTCAATAAGTGCATTTACTATATTGCACCCCCTATCAATTGTAAGTATCAATACTCTTTATTaaaacacttaattgtaaatggtgAATTTATTGCTATATAATAGAACCATTTAAAGTAATAACAACAAATTGTTGATAGAATCAAATACTAACGAATTGTAGCAATTAAGTAATAATAAGTGTAACTGGTAATGGAAATCCTTACATATCATAGCATCAGCATATGCTCATAGCCGTTGTAATCTAACTCATGCTAGACTTTCCACTAAATACAATTGTAACACTGAGAGTATGTATCGAAAATTGTTTCATACCCTTAGCTTGTATCCACATGTAACATCTCTTGTAACACTAGACAAACTGCCTTCAGCAAAGCGATATGTGTGATTATATGTAGTAATAAATCCAGGACCATGTGGGAATGAAGATTTTTCAAGAGTGCTGTATTTCTTACAATATATTCATAAGAACATACGTTTAATCTCACATCAATATAGTTCAGCACTGCACCTTCTTATACAGGTGATTTTTCAAATCAAAGCACTTTTGATAACCTACAATTCATTCATGTCATAAAAAAGTGCAGCTGATGTTAAGAGTCTATACATTTCACAATGCTTATGTCTATTCTTGTCACATTCATTCCTGTTGCAATAATTATGGTGTAACACATACAACGCTTGTCACTGATTCAATTTGTAACAATATCAATGTATCACCGCATTTCATACCCTCAGTGTGTATCCAAATGTAATATCTCTATAGCACTGGTGAACTTCCTTTGATGAAAGAGTACATATCATATAAAACATTTCACTTAGTACATTGGCTGCGGGATGACTTTTTTTAGAGCGCATCAGCAGGCTTATATTTGTCTTGATGAGCGGTATGGCCACAGAACTtgatacaaaaaaaatacaaaagtagATAGTGTCCAAAAAGAGATGTCTCAGGTCTCACTGTGTGCATTCATTCTAATTCTAATTTGCAGCATTATTCCAGTTGGTGCCTAATCATCAATCCAATATCACTTAAGCACCGTACGTGTAATAATTATGAGCATTATTCTGAAATCCACATAGTACATCTCACTTATTGCACCCGCAAATTTAAGTAATATTCATGGCCTCCTGCCATGTACATATGAATATCTTTAGTTATGCATGGCACAAATTCCTCAGACATTTGCTATATTTATAGAACAGGCTGGAGCCCGACACAGCTTGATAGATACATAAACAGACACATATTCGTTATTTGGGGTACCCCACTTTATAGTGTGATGGCAGATGACCCACAGTAAACGTGATAGATTAATGTCACTGTGTAATAGGCTGCCATCGCACTAGCATTAACCTATTGGTGTATGTAATCTGCACCAATTATGAGATGTAAATGATGGGTGCATAGGTTATAACATCTTAGTTCGCAATGTGTCGGTGCGTGCATAAAGAATAGTACAGTCTGTGACACACTTCCCCTCATCTGCTGCTCATCATTTTCATTGAGAGGATGATGGGAGTGAGGGTAATTGCTGGGCTGATAGAATTATAGATACAGCATCACTTAGTCAGCTTGTATCTGGTGTTAGATTAATCCTGTTACCCATGGCATTGCAGGATCCAAATGCACTAGCAGGAGACAAGTAAATGCTAGAAAGAAAGAGCAAATAAGGCAGTGTGTGTTGTCAGGCCGCAAGTAAGGCTACATGTGTCGGGACCAGGTATCATATAGTTACAAACAATAGGTGTTCACACGTACTATACACGGCTGGATGTCAAAAAGAGAGAGACATGTACGAAGCAGCATATATTACCGGACCGTAGAAGAAATTACATGTGCCGGGTGCAGAAGTCATACAGCTGCCAGTAACAGTTCATTTCATATGCCGTGAGCGGCTTCCTCTTGCAGTGAGGAGCTGGGAGTCTATTGGCTACGATTCACTAACTgaactggacgtacgtttcaccatttGGCTTGATCACCAGTTGGCCTGACGTGATACAAGCAGTCACCTTATAAAAAGTTCAACTAGCCAATCTGATTCAGGCATTGTCGTATTAGCGCAGGTATAATCACCTGCTATCAGTAATTGGGAAGTCTGGCTCTTCCAGATGCCCAGAGCTTCACATATAaacgggtatatatatatatatcctttggcTTGAAGTGCATAAATTGAtcattatttaaaaataataagtAACTGCACAAATAAATCTACAAATTTCCCTTCCTGTGAATTCCTATTGCAAAAGAGGTTTGAGCATGTGTTGTGGGAGTTCCTAATAAGGTGCTGTAATTTTGACCCTTTATTCTCTGATATTATATCCTGTCTGATTACACACAGTACCTACTTGGGTATATGACATCTAGGATCTAACATATCTGACATATTTACCAAGAATATAATTCTTTTGTCCAGTATTGGTTTTTATAAGATGATTGATATTTACTTTTTGTTTAGAATCTTAGTACATCCCCATGTCCTCACAGATATCTAAAGAGTGCAGGTGTCTTATTAGCCCAGTGAAAGAACCTTTTTGTTGAAGCATACATATTGTAAATATACTGATTTATGCATTAGTACTAAAAAAGGGATCTTTAGCCACCATTTTGACAAATTTAGATATCAGAAATTTCCCAGAAATGTAACATCACGTGAAAGACAAGCTATAATGGAGATCAAGTCTTGGGAGGATGTTATTATTAAACCCTCGGACAAAGGGGGCAATACGGTGTTATGGCCGAGGGTGATGTACACAAAAGAAGCTCTGAAACAAATTAACAATCCCCAGTGCTATCAAAGGCTCTTATTGAATCCCACTGCCAACTATAAGGAGATTTACACTGTCCTTAGCACCTTTCTTTTTTACACAGCCCTACAGACTTTTTTAAAGTTATTCAAGGTATGTTTTAGGTCCCAGTACATGCTATAGTCCGGACCTGTGCATATATTCAGTTATTTTCCATCATACCTGATCCATATCAAACATCTCATAGGGCTTGTGTAAGAGACAGTGTCACACATTTTATATGGTCTTTTatacaattttatattttttgtatgttaactttgaataaatacatttttttgcaAGTGGATTGAATCCGGGGTTTTTTGGCAAGTGGAACCTCCAAAAGATTCCTTTATATGTGGACCCAAGCATGCATacacgtgagtggggtacgccaaatTTGGTAGAAATTATCctaatataaagatacctttatatgcacatCAAAATTAATTTGGAAGTAAGTTTCGGTACGCTGTAACATATAGATACCTTGCGTCTGGTGGTGAGACTCTATTCTGCTGAACCTCTCTTGAAAGAAAGAAAAAGCACCAGGGCTCTATTTCTGGACACTTACccagaacctttttccttttttctCCTATGATCCTTTCGAGGAAATTTGGTATAAGAACTGATTGAATTTTGAAGACATTTCCCGTAAAAGGAACAAGTGATGTATTAAGTATTTTTATATATACCATCTCGTGATATCACATTTTGTCGCCTTTAATATGCCCTTGTTGTATTTGTGAATTTATTTATCTGTTTGGGCAGATAATTAAGTGGGTTGGATTAGGCTGACTATTGTGCCCAAATTCACAATATCTTTTTACTGCTATTGGAAAATGGTTAGACAACTTGCTAGCAAATATATACACAGTTGTTAAGGATGATATGGTCTTAACtctcggtcacataaaggattctgcaggaTACTTGGTGGAAGCTATGAAAGATATTGAGTTATTAGAATCAAAATCCTCAGCTATGGCGATTTCAACTTGCAGAGCACTGTGGATTTGCCAATGGAATGCAGACGCAGAATCAAAAAGGAATATTGAAGCGCTCCCCTACAAGAATGAGGCGCTATTTGGTGACCAgcaggatgccatgatttcaatgaCTACCTCAGGAAAATCAGCATTTCTTCCTTgcatccgatgcagtcctttcagcccaacaaacacaaaaaagccaaaggtacccccttctttgcaggaagagggcatggaagaggtaggaaacctacaacAGCATCAGGATCGCAGGAGAGGAAGTCATCCGCTGCTCTTCTAAAACcaaagcatgatgctggggctcccctgcgggagtctgctcaggtgggggcgtgtctaaaactcttcagtcagatctgggtacaGTCAAATCTGGAACCTTGGatactacaaatagtatcccaaggttacaagttagagtttcaagatctcccccatgccaatttttcaaatcagccttaccagtttctgtttaagacagaagaaatataacggaagcaatacagaaattatgtcaggatGAGGTGATTACCTTAGTCCCTTGGCtacaacagaaaaaagtattttattcaagcctgtttgtgaagGCTCATTTTAAATCAAAATCATTGAATCTTTtcctaaaaagattcaaattcaagatggagtccctgagagtagTAATCTCAAgcttggaggagaaggaatttatggtgtcggtggatatcaaggatgcttacttgcatgttctcatttaccctccacatcaagcatacctgaggtttgcgtttcTGGACTGccattatcagttccagacattcccATTCaggctctccacagcactgagagtattcaccaagatgatggcagagatgatggttctccttcgcaagagtcaacataattccttacctggacaatctcctgataatagCATGATCCACAGCACAgttggatcataaactttccaaaatcacagtttaaaccgataatgagattatcatttctgggaatgatactggacaccgaggtacataaactatttctactggtggaaaaagctctggaaatgcaGAAGATGGTcatacaaattttgaaaccaacacgtgtgtcgattcatcagtgcatacgcctgctggggaagatggtagcagcctacgaggctctacagtatggcctattccatgccagggtgttccagtgagatctactggacaagtggtccggatcgcatctacacatgcaccagaggatacgcagtgctcacctcctagagggacgaaggttcaggattcaagcctggatcctagtgaccacaaatgcaagtctctgaggttggggagcagtcatgcaaagggaaagcttccaaggaagatggtcaagtcaataaacacttcttcacataaacattcttgagttgagagccgtttacaaaagtcttctacaagtggcatatcttcttcaagatcgtcccatacagatccagtcagacaatgtaacagcagtggcttacataaaccgtcagggcggaatgaaaagcagagcggcagtggcagaagtgacaaaaatactcctctaggcagaaagacatgcaagatctctgtcagcaatcttcattccgggagtggacaactgggaagcagacttcctcagcagacacaatctccatccaggagaatggggcctccgccaagaagtctttgcagaggtagcaagtcgttggggcattcctcaagtagacatgatggcatctcgtctcaacaagaagattcagaaatattgttccaggtcgagagacccactagcaatagcagtggatgcactggtgacccagtgggagttccagtcggtgtatgtgttccctccacttccactaataccaaaaattctcaagatcataagaaaagaaaaagtttgaccgatcctcattgtcccagtctggccaaggagggcttggtatccacatcttcaggagttactgatagaagatccccggcctcttcctcttcacaaggacctgcttcagcaggggacgtttgtttatcaagacttaccgcagctacgtttgatggcttgtttgttgagcgccagatcctagcctgaaAAGGTATTCCCAACAAAGTcattcccacccttattcaggccaggaaaagagttatgtctagacattaccatcgtatttggagaaaatgtgtatcTTGGTGGGAACTAAGAATTCTCCAacagtggagtttcaattaggacgtctttgcCTATTTCtataggctggtgtggatgcaggcaagagattgggatctatcaaggttcaaatttcggcc
Encoded proteins:
- the LOC134934258 gene encoding gastrula zinc finger protein XlCGF71.1-like; translated protein: MSLTGEKPHQCSECDKNFTHKSHLLTHQRSHTGEKPFTCSECSKCFSRKSNLVVHQRIHTGEKPFSCSECNKCFTEKRDLIIHQRSHTGEKPFTCSECSKCFSRKSNLVVHQRIHTGEKLFSCSECNKCFTERPSEESHRRETIYMF